The sequence below is a genomic window from Rhodococcus sp. 4CII.
GCGCGCGGCCCCTACGGCATGGCAGGAACGAGTAGGACAGCTCAACGTCTGGCTGGCTGAGCAAGGTAACGCCTCGAACACGTCAACTGAGCAGATGCAGGATGATCGTCAGAGGGAAATTGACCTCCAGGCCGAACTGCGCGAGGTCGAAAACTCTGAGCAGCGACGCCTGGAACAGCAAGACGTGATCGATCGACTTATGGAGAAACTCATCTCGAAGAGGAGTGAACTCTTCACCCGACGGCGGGCGTACGCGCAAGGACTGGGAAATTCTGGTTCGCTCACTCGGGTTGATGTCCATCAACAAGGCGCCATCGCGAGCATCGGGGACCAACTGCGTGCCCTCCTCAACTGCCCGGACTCATTCGAGTCGGCGTTCGGCCAGGACGGCATCGCCACGTCTCTTCTCAAGGAGCAGCCCAAGAGTCCGCAGTTTCCCACACGGGTGCGAGAGTTCAAGAAATCTCTCATGGCGCTGGTTCGAGATGGCGTCGACTCTGAGATTGGCCGATCATTCAAGGTAGACGCCCGGTTCTACAGTCGCCTGTCCAATGCCGACTCTTTTGACCTGTCCACAAACATCATGCTCTGGTTCCCTGAGGACCTCGTCACAGTCCTCTACAGGCCGACAGAGGGCGGCAATCTGACTCCTGTCGACCACGGATCTCCTGGTCAGAAGACAGCGGCTCTGCTCACTGTCATCCTTCAGATGGGCACTGATCCGCTCCTGCTCGATCAACCGGAGGATGATCTCGAGAACAAGCTCGTCAGACGTCTCGCCGTCGAAACGCTGAAGAACATCAAGACTCGCCGTCAATTGATCGTGTCCACTCACAATGCGAATATCGTTGTCACATCAGCTGCTGAGAACATCCTCTCGCTCCAACATGGAGATGCCTTGCCGCGAATCGAACGATGTCCCGGAGTGTATCCGCGGTGGTGCGGCAACTGCACGAGACGACCATCCTGCCCACAGGCGGGCGGGCCCTCACTGCACGTCAGGAGCGAGTTCTCGAACTTGTCGTCGAGGGCTGGACCTATGGCAGGATCGCTCGCGAACTGCACATCTCCGAGTCGACTGTTCGCTTTCATATCCAGCGCCTCAAGCAGAGCCTTGACGTGCACACCAAAACCGAGCTGATCAGCAAGGCCATCCGCTGCGCCTTGGTGGCTCCGGGCGCCGATGCTGTCGCCCGCTGAGGCCAGCGAAGAAGTCGAGGCACCGACCCCGCTTAGCGTCGCGACCAGCTTCGTCCGCCGGGCATTGAAGCTGCTCCCAGTCGACGGGGTGCGACTGTTGGCTTCGCCGTCGTACGAACTCCTCGGTGCGGCCGGGATCTGTGACGAGTCCAACTCCGCATCGATCAAGCCATCAGTCGCCGCAGTCGCAGCCCTGGACGCGCCGATCGTTGTCGAACGTTTTCCTGAAGGCGCCCTGGTCGCGCTTCCTGTGGTGGCGGGTGACAAAGTTGTGGCTACCCTCGAGCTCTATGCGAATCAACGCTGGTCCCCCGATCGTCGGGAGAGCGCCGTCGGGCGGATGCTGGCCCGCTGCGCCGAGCAGCTCTTCGACTCTGAGGGCGAGTTGCTTGCGACGGTAAGTGAGGACCGGGCCATGCTGCTGGGCGCACTTACGCTGGTCGACGCCACCTCCGTCCCCCACGACGATCAGCTTCTGGGGGCTATCACCGCCCTGCTGGCACCCCTTGCTGATGCTTCCTCGGTAGGGATCGCGGTCGTGAACCAACAGGGCTACCTCCAGATGCTGCCGGGCTCGTTCGGGGCGAGCGACGCGCTCGTCGCGTCGTCTCAACTAAGTCGCACCGAGGCGAACAGCGCCGCGGCTGAAGTGTTCAACCGCGGACGGACCCTCCTGGCCAACGCCCCGAGCCGGGATGCCTCGCGATTCCCTGAGTGGATCGAGGGATACGGCATCACGCGACTGATGACGGTGCCGCTCGCGGTCGCTGGAAAGCCGCTGGGCGTGCTGCATCTCGCGAACAAGTCGACGGACTTTAACGACACGGACGCTCGACGGGCCGAGGCGCTGGCCCCGTTCGTGGCCGGTGTCATTCAGCAAGCCTGCCGACGCCGCGACATCGGTCGCAAAGAGGCCGTCGCAGCGGTGGTGAGCAGGGCCGCTACCGCGGTCGCGGCAGGCGAATGGCTGGGAGTCGGGTCGGCGGCCGAAGGACTGGAGTACTTTCTCGACGACTTGCGTCGCGTCCTCGGTGCGACGACGGCCGCAGTCGTTCCCTCGGACCACTCGGGTCCACCGACCTATGTCGGGTCTCCTCTTGACGCCGGTCCGGCCAGCCGGGCATTCGAGGCCGGCATGCGCGGCTCCGTGACCCTCCGATCCTCCGTGAGTCGGCCGCAAGCACCTGGAGAATCTGGATGGACCACGCTCTATGTCCCCATTGCCGTGGAAGGACGCGGCGAGGGCCACCTGGCGCTACTTCGTATCCCGTGCGAACCGTTCCGCAAGCACGAGCGGGCTGCCGTTATCCAAATGAGCAACATCATCGCGTTGTCCTGGACGACCGAGCGCTACCGACTGCGCCAGGCCGAGATCGCGCGGCTCCGTGAACGCGAACGCATCGCAGATGACATCCACGATCACGTCGCACAGACGCTGTTCGGAGGCAAAATCACGATGCAGTCGCTCATCAGTCAAATGCCCGAAGACTCGGACCTGCGCCTGACGGCTGACCGGGCGCTGGGGATGCTGGTGCGGAGCGAGCAGTCGCTGCGGGAGGCCATCTATGGGCTGGCTGGTGGCAGCCGGCAACGAGCGGGCCTGGCGGACCGGCTGGTCGACGCAGTGCACGAGCTGGAGGAACAGTTCGCCGTTGCCGTCGAGTTGGTCGCTCAATCCGCGGTGCTCGCGGCAGCCGACTCGCTGCCCGAACCCGTCACCGTCGCCGTGGTCGCCGCTGCCCGTGAGGCCGTGATCAACGCCGTGAAACATGCACGCGCCTCCGAGATCACTGTCGAAGTGGCCCAGAACGAAGCTATGCGACTCGATGTCATCGTCCGGGACAACGGCATCGGCTCGGCGGTCACTGCTGAGGGCTACGGCCGTCGTGCGATGAGTCGCAAGCTCGCTGCCCAGGGAGCCTCCGTCGAGTTCCAAGCTGCGCCCGGCGGCGGCACCGAAGTCCAGATCCACGCGCCCTTGACGGTCAGAGACTGACGCAACCGCCAGTATGCCCGGCCATACGAGGACGACGACGATGATGTGGTGTCAACTGGACTGCATCAGAATCCCGCCGCCAATGCCTTCGAAGGACTGCGTGTTGTCGACCTGACCGCGATGATTGCCGGGCCGATGGCAACGATGATCCTCGCGGACCTCGGCGCCGACGTCATCAAGGTGGAGAGGCCAGGCGCGGGCGACGACGCCCGCATGTTCCCGCCCTTCTGGTCCCCGGACGGGGCGCCCGGCCAACGCGTGGGAACTGTCTTCATCGCCCTCAATCGCAACAAGCGCAGCATCCAGCTCGACCTCACGGATCCTGATGCGCGTGAGGCACTGTTGCGGTTGATCGACACCGCTGACGTATTCATCGAGAGCTTCCGTCCAGGCAAGGTGGATCGGCTTGGGCTCTCGTGGGAGGAGCTTCGACACCGCAACCCGCGCTTGGTGTATTGCTCGCTGTCAGCCTTCGGGCGCGGGCCGCTCGGACGATCCATTCCCGGCTATGACCCGGTCATCCAAGCGTTCACCGGAATCATGGACGCGAACGGCTTCCCGGACGGTCCCGCAGCCCGTGTCTCGGCCTCTGTGGTCGACATCAGCGCCGGCATGTGGGCTGGCATTGCGATCATGTCGGCGCTGGCGCAACGCGATCGCACCGGACACGGTTCCC
It includes:
- a CDS encoding response regulator transcription factor produces the protein MSRSVSAVVRQLHETTILPTGGRALTARQERVLELVVEGWTYGRIARELHISESTVRFHIQRLKQSLDVHTKTELISKAIRCALVAPGADAVAR
- a CDS encoding GAF domain-containing sensor histidine kinase, translating into MLSPAEASEEVEAPTPLSVATSFVRRALKLLPVDGVRLLASPSYELLGAAGICDESNSASIKPSVAAVAALDAPIVVERFPEGALVALPVVAGDKVVATLELYANQRWSPDRRESAVGRMLARCAEQLFDSEGELLATVSEDRAMLLGALTLVDATSVPHDDQLLGAITALLAPLADASSVGIAVVNQQGYLQMLPGSFGASDALVASSQLSRTEANSAAAEVFNRGRTLLANAPSRDASRFPEWIEGYGITRLMTVPLAVAGKPLGVLHLANKSTDFNDTDARRAEALAPFVAGVIQQACRRRDIGRKEAVAAVVSRAATAVAAGEWLGVGSAAEGLEYFLDDLRRVLGATTAAVVPSDHSGPPTYVGSPLDAGPASRAFEAGMRGSVTLRSSVSRPQAPGESGWTTLYVPIAVEGRGEGHLALLRIPCEPFRKHERAAVIQMSNIIALSWTTERYRLRQAEIARLRERERIADDIHDHVAQTLFGGKITMQSLISQMPEDSDLRLTADRALGMLVRSEQSLREAIYGLAGGSRQRAGLADRLVDAVHELEEQFAVAVELVAQSAVLAAADSLPEPVTVAVVAAAREAVINAVKHARASEITVEVAQNEAMRLDVIVRDNGIGSAVTAEGYGRRAMSRKLAAQGASVEFQAAPGGGTEVQIHAPLTVRD
- a CDS encoding CaiB/BaiF CoA-transferase family protein, with protein sequence MSTGLHQNPAANAFEGLRVVDLTAMIAGPMATMILADLGADVIKVERPGAGDDARMFPPFWSPDGAPGQRVGTVFIALNRNKRSIQLDLTDPDAREALLRLIDTADVFIESFRPGKVDRLGLSWEELRHRNPRLVYCSLSAFGRGPLGRSIPGYDPVIQAFTGIMDANGFPDGPAARVSASVVDISAGMWAGIAIMSALAQRDRTGHGSRVESTLVDAGFTLMNHQITSMFATGKPPKRTGTETPLAAPYESFRTADGTIMVAAGNNAIFARMCAALDLAGLVNDSRFDTVAHRLAHRRELHELLEARLAKLTEHDAERLLADAGVPVSAVNRLDRGLTMPLALERDLLVEPTGAPKGSEPLPLLRLPFLSADTELHWPPALGEHTAEVLAELDLPDEVRASLLRCESTTAGR